The following are encoded in a window of Paraburkholderia sp. HP33-1 genomic DNA:
- the rbfA gene encoding 30S ribosome-binding factor RbfA, giving the protein MSKKRTSPNRNVQIADQIQRDLAELLREVKDPRIGIVTFQSVELTPDYAHAKVYFTTLTGDPQQTLEALTHAAGHLRNLLFKRLHIHTVPTLHFHYDKTIERAVEMSRLIDEANSTRAKDD; this is encoded by the coding sequence ATGTCTAAAAAACGTACTTCTCCCAATCGCAACGTCCAGATCGCCGATCAGATCCAGCGCGACCTGGCTGAGCTGCTGCGCGAGGTCAAGGATCCGCGCATCGGCATCGTCACGTTTCAGAGCGTCGAGCTGACGCCCGACTACGCGCACGCGAAGGTCTACTTCACGACGCTGACGGGCGACCCGCAGCAGACGCTTGAAGCACTGACGCATGCGGCCGGCCATTTGCGCAATCTGCTGTTCAAGCGCCTGCATATCCATACGGTGCCGACGCTGCATTTCCACTACGACAAGACGATCGAGCGCGCTGTCGAAATGTCGCGTCTGATCGACGAGGCAAATTCCACGCGCGCGAAGGACGACTGA
- the infB gene encoding translation initiation factor IF-2, with product MASNNVAQFAAELKMPAGVLLEQLQAAGVTKASEDDNLSEADKARLLDHLRKSHGSTDADKRKITLTKRHTSEIKQSDATGKARTIQVEVRKKRTFVRRDEAVAEGGDASNHVAENADAEDLELQRREEEARHEAELLEKQAQELKARQEQLEREEAERQAREQAAEAERQRAEDEAKKRAAAAAEAVAREKAQQAAQAAAPTAAKASEQDDERAAAERAAQREAAKKAEDAARVAAEKARAEQEEIAKRRAAAEAEARAIREMMNTPRKAQVKAPEPAPKPAEPAKAAEAKGTLHKPARPAGEAPARPAARKPATAAAPAPASAPSAGDKKKPAGGKSGWQDDAAKRRGIKTRGDSSGGVDRGWRGGPKGRGKHQEQATTFQAPTEPIVREVHVPETITVADLAHKMAVKASEVIKVMMKLGQMVTINQMLDQETAMIIVEELGHRAVAAKLDDPEAMLVEGEATDAEALPRPPVVTVMGHVDHGKTSLLDYVRRAKVAAGEAGGITQHIGAYHVETPRGVITFLDTPGHEAFTAMRARGAKATDIVILVVAADDGVMPQTKEAISHAKAGGVPLVVAINKIDKPDANPERVKQELVAEGVVPEEYGGDSPFVPVSAKTGAGIDDLLENVLLQAEVLELKAPVESPAKGLVIEAKLDKGKGPVATILVQSGTLNRGDVVLAGSAYGRVRAMLDETGKPTKSAGPSIPVEIQGLSEVPQAGEEVIVMPDERKAREVALFRQGKFRDVKLAKQQAAKLETMLEQMGEGEVQYMPLIVKADVQGSQEALVQSLQKLSTDEVRVQIVHGAVGGISESDVNLATASKAVIIGFNTRADAQARKLAEANGVDIRYYNIIYDAVDDVKAAMSGMLAPEKREVVTGTVEVRQVFKVPKVGSVAGCMVTDGFVKRSSSVRVLRNNVVIFTGELDSLKRFKDDVKEVRQGFECGMSIKNFNDIVEGDQFEVFEVTEVARTL from the coding sequence ATGGCGAGTAACAACGTAGCCCAATTTGCCGCGGAACTAAAAATGCCTGCAGGCGTGCTGCTCGAGCAGCTGCAGGCGGCGGGCGTCACAAAAGCGAGCGAAGACGACAACCTGTCCGAGGCGGACAAGGCGCGTCTGCTCGACCACTTGCGCAAGTCCCACGGCTCGACTGATGCGGACAAGCGCAAGATCACGCTGACGAAACGGCATACGTCGGAAATCAAGCAATCCGATGCGACGGGCAAAGCTCGCACCATTCAGGTCGAGGTGCGCAAGAAGCGCACGTTCGTCCGCCGCGATGAGGCCGTCGCGGAAGGCGGGGATGCATCGAATCATGTGGCCGAAAACGCGGACGCCGAAGACCTCGAGTTGCAGCGTCGTGAGGAAGAAGCACGTCACGAAGCGGAGCTGCTCGAAAAGCAGGCGCAGGAGCTGAAGGCGCGCCAGGAACAGCTCGAGCGCGAAGAGGCCGAGCGTCAGGCGCGCGAGCAGGCTGCGGAAGCCGAACGTCAGCGCGCGGAAGATGAGGCGAAGAAGCGCGCGGCGGCTGCGGCCGAGGCGGTGGCTCGCGAGAAGGCCCAGCAGGCGGCTCAAGCCGCTGCACCGACTGCCGCGAAGGCAAGCGAGCAGGACGACGAGCGTGCAGCCGCGGAACGCGCTGCGCAACGCGAAGCCGCGAAGAAAGCGGAAGACGCCGCGCGTGTCGCCGCTGAAAAGGCGCGTGCCGAACAGGAAGAAATCGCCAAGCGCCGCGCGGCGGCCGAAGCCGAAGCGCGCGCGATTCGCGAAATGATGAACACGCCGCGCAAGGCGCAGGTGAAGGCGCCGGAACCTGCGCCGAAGCCCGCCGAGCCGGCCAAGGCAGCCGAAGCCAAGGGTACGCTGCACAAGCCGGCGCGTCCGGCTGGCGAAGCGCCGGCGCGCCCGGCAGCCAGGAAGCCGGCAACTGCCGCGGCGCCGGCACCCGCGAGCGCACCGTCTGCGGGCGACAAGAAGAAGCCGGCCGGCGGTAAGAGCGGCTGGCAGGACGACGCAGCGAAGCGCCGCGGCATCAAGACGCGCGGCGACTCGAGCGGCGGTGTCGACCGCGGCTGGCGCGGCGGTCCGAAGGGCCGCGGCAAGCATCAGGAACAGGCCACTACGTTCCAGGCGCCGACCGAGCCGATCGTGCGTGAAGTACACGTGCCGGAAACCATCACGGTCGCGGATCTCGCGCACAAGATGGCGGTGAAGGCGTCGGAAGTCATCAAGGTGATGATGAAGCTTGGCCAGATGGTCACGATCAACCAGATGCTGGACCAGGAAACGGCGATGATCATCGTCGAGGAACTGGGTCATCGTGCGGTTGCGGCGAAGCTGGACGATCCGGAAGCAATGCTGGTCGAAGGCGAAGCGACCGATGCCGAAGCGCTGCCTCGTCCGCCGGTCGTCACGGTGATGGGCCACGTCGACCACGGCAAGACCTCGTTGCTCGACTATGTCCGTCGTGCGAAGGTTGCCGCGGGCGAAGCGGGCGGCATTACGCAGCATATCGGCGCTTACCACGTCGAAACGCCGCGCGGCGTGATCACGTTCCTCGATACGCCGGGTCACGAAGCCTTTACGGCAATGCGTGCCCGCGGTGCGAAGGCGACCGACATCGTCATTCTGGTGGTTGCCGCCGACGACGGCGTGATGCCGCAGACGAAGGAAGCGATCTCCCACGCGAAGGCCGGCGGCGTGCCGCTCGTCGTCGCGATCAACAAGATCGACAAGCCTGATGCGAATCCGGAGCGCGTGAAGCAGGAACTCGTCGCCGAAGGCGTCGTGCCGGAAGAGTACGGTGGCGACTCGCCATTCGTGCCGGTGTCGGCGAAGACTGGCGCGGGCATCGACGATCTGCTCGAAAACGTGCTGCTGCAGGCCGAAGTGCTTGAACTGAAGGCACCGGTCGAATCGCCGGCCAAGGGTCTCGTGATCGAAGCGAAGCTCGACAAGGGTAAGGGTCCGGTCGCAACGATCCTCGTCCAGTCGGGTACGCTGAACCGCGGGGACGTCGTGCTGGCAGGCAGCGCCTATGGTCGCGTGCGTGCAATGCTCGACGAAACCGGCAAGCCGACCAAGTCCGCTGGTCCGTCGATCCCGGTCGAAATCCAGGGTCTGTCGGAAGTGCCGCAGGCGGGCGAAGAAGTGATCGTGATGCCGGACGAGCGCAAGGCGCGTGAAGTTGCTCTGTTCCGTCAGGGCAAGTTCCGCGACGTCAAGCTCGCGAAGCAGCAGGCCGCGAAGCTCGAGACCATGCTCGAACAGATGGGCGAAGGCGAAGTGCAGTACATGCCGCTCATCGTCAAGGCCGACGTGCAGGGTTCGCAGGAAGCGCTGGTGCAATCTCTGCAGAAGCTTTCCACTGACGAAGTGCGCGTGCAGATCGTGCACGGCGCGGTTGGCGGCATCAGCGAGTCGGACGTCAACCTCGCGACGGCGTCGAAGGCAGTCATCATCGGCTTCAACACCCGCGCGGATGCGCAGGCTCGCAAGCTCGCGGAAGCCAATGGCGTCGATATCCGCTACTACAACATCATCTACGACGCAGTGGATGACGTGAAGGCGGCGATGTCGGGCATGCTGGCGCCGGAGAAGCGCGAAGTCGTGACGGGCACGGTCGAAGTGCGCCAGGTCTTCAAGGTGCCGAAGGTCGGCTCCGTGGCCGGCTGTATGGTTACGGACGGTTTCGTCAAGCGCTCGTCGTCGGTGCGCGTGTTGCGCAACAACGTCGTCATCTTCACGGGCGAGCTCGATTCGCTCAAGCGCTTCAAGGACGACGTGAAGGAAGTCCGTCAGGGCTTCGAGTGCGGTATGTCGATCAAGAACTTCAACGATATCGTCGAAGGCGATCAGTTCGAAGTTTTCGAGGTCACCGAAGTCGCGCGTACGCTGTAA
- the truB gene encoding tRNA pseudouridine(55) synthase TruB has product MTAPQRPRVPRRALDGVLLLDKPLGLSSNDALVRAKRLYLAKKAGHTGTLDPLATGLLPLCFGEATKFSQDLLEADKTYEATMRLGIRTTTGDAEGEALDIRAVNCDEAAVRAALPRLIGEIVQIPPMYSALKRDGKPLYEYARAGQTVEREGRQVTIHALELIACALPEVKFRVTCSKGTYVRTLAEDIGEALGCGAHLVALRRTGVGALTLEHSVTLDALSDAAPAERDAWLQPVDALLSTFPQVCLNDDDTRRFLHGQRLKLSSLTIAADALNAPRVRVYSAQGRLLGVARPAEGVLAPERLVVTTEN; this is encoded by the coding sequence ATGACCGCACCTCAACGCCCCCGCGTGCCGCGTCGCGCGCTCGACGGCGTGCTGTTGCTCGACAAGCCGCTCGGCCTGTCGAGCAATGACGCGCTGGTCCGCGCGAAACGTCTCTATCTGGCGAAAAAGGCGGGCCACACCGGCACGCTCGACCCGCTCGCAACCGGCCTGTTGCCACTGTGCTTTGGCGAGGCCACCAAGTTTTCGCAAGACCTGCTCGAAGCCGACAAGACCTACGAGGCTACGATGCGCCTCGGCATACGCACGACCACTGGCGACGCCGAAGGCGAGGCGCTCGACATTCGAGCGGTCAATTGCGACGAAGCGGCGGTGCGGGCGGCCTTGCCACGCTTGATCGGCGAGATCGTTCAGATTCCGCCGATGTACTCGGCGCTCAAGCGCGACGGCAAGCCCCTGTACGAGTACGCGCGCGCCGGCCAGACGGTCGAACGGGAAGGGCGGCAGGTGACGATTCACGCGCTTGAGCTGATCGCCTGCGCGCTGCCGGAAGTGAAGTTTCGCGTGACGTGCAGCAAGGGCACCTATGTGCGCACACTCGCTGAGGATATCGGCGAGGCGCTTGGCTGCGGTGCGCATCTGGTCGCGCTCCGGCGCACGGGCGTCGGCGCGCTGACCCTCGAGCATTCGGTCACGCTCGACGCGTTGTCCGACGCGGCCCCGGCCGAACGCGACGCATGGCTGCAACCGGTCGACGCGTTGCTATCGACGTTCCCGCAGGTCTGTCTCAACGACGACGACACGCGCCGCTTCCTCCACGGACAGCGGCTGAAGCTGTCGTCGTTGACGATTGCCGCCGATGCCTTGAATGCGCCGCGCGTGAGGGTGTACTCGGCGCAAGGGCGGCTTCTCGGTGTCGCGAGGCCAGCCGAAGGCGTGCTTGCACCCGAACGTCTGGTCGTGACGACGGAGAACTAG
- a CDS encoding DHA2 family efflux MFS transporter permease subunit yields the protein MAQAQAQVPHPPLEGAQLVIGTIAVSLAVFMNVLDTSIANVSIPSISGDLGVSSDQGTWVITSFAVANAISVPLTGWLTDRIGQVRLFMASIVLFVLSSWMCGLSPNLPFLLASRVLQGAVAGPMIPLSQTLLLASYPRAKAPMALSMWAMTTLIAPVAGPILGGWISDNISWPWIFYVNIPVGAMAAVATWTIFRNRDSVIRKAPIDGVGLGLLIVWVGSLQVMLDKGKDLDWFSSTTIVVLALVAVLALAFFIVWELTAEHPVVDLSLFTRRNFTGGTIALSIGYGLYFGNLVLLPLWLQTDIGYTATEAGLVMAPVGLFAILLSPLTGKILPRTDPRYIATLSFLIFALCFWMRSRYTTGVDTYSLMLPTLIQGIGMAGFFIPLVSITLSGLPGHRIPAASGLSNFVRIMCGGIGTSIFQTAWDHRTIMHHAQLTEQANAYNPAFGQSIQQMGAAGLNQQQTYGLFNTMVTQQAAQLGVNDLFFISAGIFVALIALIWITRPERAGGDAGAAAAAAH from the coding sequence ATGGCTCAGGCTCAGGCGCAAGTCCCTCACCCGCCGCTCGAGGGCGCGCAACTGGTAATCGGCACTATCGCGGTGTCGCTCGCCGTGTTCATGAACGTGCTCGACACGTCGATCGCGAACGTGTCGATCCCGTCGATTTCCGGCGACCTCGGCGTGTCGTCCGACCAGGGCACGTGGGTGATCACATCGTTTGCGGTGGCCAACGCAATCTCGGTGCCGCTGACTGGCTGGCTTACCGACCGCATCGGCCAGGTGCGTCTGTTCATGGCGTCGATCGTGCTGTTCGTGCTGTCGTCGTGGATGTGCGGGCTCTCGCCGAACCTGCCGTTCCTGCTTGCGTCACGCGTGCTGCAAGGCGCGGTGGCCGGCCCGATGATCCCGCTGTCGCAGACGCTGCTGCTCGCAAGCTATCCGCGCGCGAAGGCACCGATGGCGCTATCGATGTGGGCAATGACCACGCTGATCGCGCCGGTTGCCGGTCCGATTCTTGGCGGCTGGATTTCCGACAACATCTCCTGGCCGTGGATTTTCTACGTCAACATTCCGGTCGGGGCGATGGCGGCCGTCGCCACGTGGACAATCTTTCGCAACCGCGATTCGGTCATCAGGAAGGCACCGATCGACGGCGTCGGCCTCGGTCTTCTGATCGTCTGGGTCGGCTCGCTGCAAGTCATGCTCGACAAGGGCAAGGATCTCGACTGGTTCTCGTCGACCACGATCGTTGTGCTCGCGCTCGTCGCGGTGCTCGCGCTCGCGTTCTTTATCGTCTGGGAGCTGACGGCCGAGCATCCGGTGGTCGACCTGTCGCTGTTCACGCGGCGCAACTTCACCGGCGGCACGATCGCGCTATCGATCGGCTATGGGCTTTACTTCGGCAACCTCGTGCTGCTGCCGCTGTGGCTGCAGACCGATATCGGCTACACCGCGACCGAAGCCGGACTCGTAATGGCGCCCGTCGGTCTGTTCGCGATCCTGCTGTCGCCGCTCACCGGCAAGATCCTGCCGCGAACCGATCCGCGCTACATCGCGACCCTGTCGTTCCTGATTTTCGCGCTGTGTTTCTGGATGCGCTCGCGTTACACGACGGGCGTCGATACGTACTCGTTGATGCTGCCCACGCTGATCCAGGGCATCGGCATGGCCGGCTTCTTCATTCCGCTCGTGTCGATTACGCTGTCGGGCTTGCCGGGCCATCGGATCCCGGCCGCGTCGGGGCTGTCGAACTTCGTGCGGATCATGTGCGGCGGTATCGGCACGTCGATCTTCCAAACTGCGTGGGATCACCGCACGATCATGCATCACGCGCAACTGACCGAGCAGGCGAACGCTTACAACCCGGCATTTGGCCAGTCGATTCAACAGATGGGCGCGGCGGGCCTGAATCAGCAGCAGACCTATGGTCTCTTCAACACCATGGTCACGCAGCAAGCCGCGCAGCTCGGCGTGAACGATCTGTTCTTCATTTCGGCCGGTATTTTTGTCGCGCTGATCGCGCTCATCTGGATCACGCGACCGGAACGCGCAGGTGGCGATGCGGGAGCGGCGGCGGCCGCGGCGCATTGA
- a CDS encoding EmrA/EmrK family multidrug efflux transporter periplasmic adaptor subunit, translating into MSTPQQPATPPQAATNGKRKRMMTLLVIVILIAAAAYGLYYFLDARFHEDTDDAYVSGNVVQITPQVTGTVIAVNADDTQVVKAGDPLVVLDPADARVALQQAEANLAQVVRQVRGLFADDSQYEAQVAARQADLSRAQDDLKRRLTVAQTGAVSQEEISHARDSVKSAQAALDAAKQQLAANRALTANTTIADHPNVQAAAAKLRDAYLNHARNTLPAPVTGYVAKRSVQVGQRVSPGTPLMAIVPLHDVWVDANFKEVQLKHMRIGQPVELTADVYGSSVPFHGKVVGFSAGTGSAFSLLPAQNATGNWIKVVQRLPVRISLDPQELEKHPLRIGLSMQADVNIKDGTGGQLGQAPTTTYQTNVFDKYGAEADAEIARIISENAGPNVNGGSQKPTAQNGAAAKPAAKKS; encoded by the coding sequence ATGAGCACCCCCCAGCAGCCCGCTACTCCACCGCAAGCGGCGACCAACGGCAAACGCAAGCGCATGATGACGCTGCTCGTCATCGTGATCCTGATCGCGGCCGCCGCCTACGGTCTCTACTACTTCCTCGACGCACGCTTCCATGAAGATACCGACGACGCCTACGTGAGCGGCAACGTCGTGCAGATCACGCCGCAGGTCACGGGCACCGTGATTGCGGTCAACGCGGACGACACCCAGGTCGTGAAGGCCGGCGACCCGCTCGTCGTGCTCGACCCGGCCGACGCGCGCGTTGCGCTCCAACAGGCCGAGGCGAATCTCGCTCAGGTGGTGCGCCAGGTGCGTGGCCTGTTTGCCGACGACAGCCAGTACGAAGCGCAGGTCGCGGCGCGCCAGGCTGATCTGTCGCGCGCCCAGGACGACCTGAAGCGCCGTCTGACGGTCGCGCAGACCGGCGCGGTATCGCAGGAAGAAATCTCGCACGCACGCGACTCCGTGAAGTCCGCGCAGGCCGCGCTCGACGCCGCCAAACAGCAGCTCGCGGCAAACCGCGCGCTGACCGCGAACACCACGATCGCCGATCACCCGAACGTGCAGGCGGCCGCCGCAAAGCTGCGCGACGCCTACCTGAACCACGCTCGCAACACGCTGCCCGCGCCGGTCACTGGCTATGTCGCGAAGCGCTCGGTGCAGGTCGGCCAGCGCGTGTCGCCGGGCACGCCTCTGATGGCGATCGTGCCGCTGCATGACGTGTGGGTCGACGCGAACTTCAAGGAAGTGCAGCTGAAGCACATGCGTATCGGCCAGCCGGTCGAACTGACGGCTGACGTGTATGGCTCATCGGTGCCGTTTCACGGCAAGGTGGTCGGCTTCTCGGCCGGCACGGGTTCGGCGTTCTCGCTGCTGCCCGCGCAGAACGCGACCGGTAACTGGATCAAGGTCGTGCAGCGTCTGCCGGTGCGTATTTCGCTCGATCCGCAGGAACTCGAGAAGCACCCGCTGCGTATCGGTCTGTCGATGCAGGCTGACGTCAACATCAAGGACGGCACCGGCGGCCAGCTTGGCCAGGCACCGACCACGACTTACCAGACCAACGTCTTCGACAAATACGGCGCGGAAGCTGACGCGGAAATCGCACGCATCATCTCGGAAAATGCCGGCCCGAACGTGAACGGCGGCTCGCAGAAGCCGACGGCGCAGAACGGCGCGGCCGCGAAGCCGGCGGCCAAAAAGAGCTAA
- a CDS encoding efflux transporter outer membrane subunit — MKSLSLSAPALSSRAAVAAAATALALTGCANYFGVKSDKQIASPTQYESTQSLPNEGGQWPSLDWANQFGDPQLPKLIAEALDGNPSIAQAQARLAKASSYIESSRAALFPKVNASYSWTRELFSANALYPPPYGGTWYSENNVLASASWDLDLWGKNRQRLGQAVSQQKAAEADMQQARVTLAASVASTYNQLAQLYAFRDIAAREIANRQDVGRITNDRVRAGLDTNVEKQTAAGNVATSQSNLTDLDGQITVVRYQLGALLGKGPDRGLQIDKPVLTGGNVVALPDNIPADLVARRADIVTARWQVEAAMHDVKEAKAEFYPDVNLAAGFGFDAFGWGRFLTASSRQIQFGPAIHLPIFDAGALRAQLKGRYADFDLDVANYNQTLINALQDVSTQVSSIRSIDRQQGDAQRALDASSQAYQLAVIRYKAGLSPQLQVLTADENRLAAEQTVTGLQMRRRDLQIGLIKALGGGFDATQTGLVVPTDAPASANAANQATSTAAN; from the coding sequence ATGAAATCCCTTTCCCTGTCCGCGCCCGCGCTGTCGAGCCGGGCCGCTGTCGCCGCCGCGGCGACAGCGCTCGCCCTCACGGGGTGCGCGAACTACTTCGGTGTCAAAAGCGACAAGCAGATCGCGTCGCCGACGCAGTACGAGTCGACGCAGAGCCTGCCCAACGAGGGCGGTCAATGGCCATCGCTCGACTGGGCCAACCAGTTCGGCGACCCGCAACTGCCGAAGCTGATCGCGGAAGCGCTCGACGGCAACCCGTCGATCGCACAGGCACAGGCGCGGCTCGCGAAGGCTTCGTCGTATATCGAAAGCTCGCGCGCGGCGCTGTTCCCGAAGGTCAACGCGAGCTATTCGTGGACCCGCGAGCTGTTCTCGGCGAACGCCCTCTACCCGCCTCCGTACGGTGGCACCTGGTATAGCGAGAACAACGTGCTCGCGAGCGCGTCGTGGGATCTCGACCTGTGGGGCAAGAACCGTCAGCGCCTCGGCCAGGCCGTGTCGCAACAGAAGGCCGCCGAGGCCGACATGCAGCAGGCGCGCGTGACGCTCGCCGCGTCGGTCGCGAGCACCTACAACCAGCTCGCGCAGCTGTATGCGTTCCGCGACATCGCCGCGCGCGAAATCGCCAACCGCCAGGACGTCGGCCGCATCACGAATGACCGCGTGAGGGCCGGCCTCGACACCAACGTCGAGAAGCAGACCGCCGCCGGTAACGTCGCGACGAGCCAGTCGAACCTGACCGACCTCGACGGCCAGATCACCGTCGTGCGCTACCAGTTGGGCGCGCTGCTCGGCAAGGGCCCGGACCGGGGCCTGCAGATCGACAAACCGGTGTTGACCGGCGGCAACGTGGTCGCGCTGCCGGACAACATCCCGGCCGACCTCGTGGCGCGCCGCGCGGACATCGTCACCGCGCGCTGGCAGGTCGAAGCCGCGATGCACGACGTGAAGGAAGCGAAGGCCGAGTTCTACCCGGACGTGAACCTCGCGGCCGGCTTCGGTTTCGACGCGTTCGGCTGGGGCCGTTTTCTGACCGCGTCGAGCCGTCAGATCCAGTTCGGGCCGGCGATCCATCTGCCGATCTTCGACGCCGGCGCGTTGCGCGCTCAGTTGAAGGGCCGCTACGCGGACTTCGACCTCGACGTCGCGAACTACAACCAGACGCTGATCAACGCGCTGCAGGACGTGTCGACTCAAGTGTCGTCGATCCGTTCGATCGACCGCCAGCAGGGCGACGCTCAGCGCGCGCTCGATGCGTCGAGCCAGGCGTATCAGCTCGCCGTGATCCGCTACAAGGCTGGCCTGTCGCCGCAGCTGCAGGTGCTGACCGCCGACGAAAACCGGCTGGCCGCCGAGCAGACGGTCACGGGTCTGCAGATGCGCCGCCGCGATCTGCAGATCGGTCTGATCAAGGCGCTGGGCGGAGGCTTCGACGCGACGCAGACTGGTCTCGTGGTGCCGACCGACGCGCCCGCATCGGCCAACGCCGCGAATCAAGCCACGAGCACAGCCGCGAACTGA